In Gemmata obscuriglobus, a single genomic region encodes these proteins:
- the def gene encoding peptide deformylase has translation MKIVRYPHPALRAKAKPVIAIDADVQKAAAQMVELMYRSEGLGLAAPQVTLDYQMIVLNPLGEADQPDQEVVAINPVIVEAKGSTINDREGCLSFPGLYQNVRRYKTVTVKFYNLKGELVQTTAHDLAARVWQHEIDHLQGTLFIDKMGSLGLSRSQKDLEKFISDFEKDKKKGDLPPDMVQAL, from the coding sequence ATGAAGATCGTGAGGTACCCGCACCCGGCACTGCGGGCGAAAGCCAAACCGGTGATCGCCATCGACGCGGACGTGCAGAAGGCTGCGGCGCAGATGGTCGAGCTGATGTACCGGAGCGAGGGCCTGGGGCTGGCCGCGCCTCAGGTGACGCTCGATTACCAGATGATCGTGTTGAACCCGCTGGGCGAGGCCGACCAACCGGACCAGGAGGTCGTTGCGATCAACCCGGTCATCGTCGAGGCGAAGGGCTCCACGATCAACGACCGCGAGGGGTGCCTGAGTTTCCCCGGGCTGTACCAAAACGTGCGCCGGTACAAGACCGTGACGGTCAAGTTCTATAACCTGAAGGGCGAACTGGTTCAAACAACGGCGCACGACCTTGCGGCCCGTGTGTGGCAGCACGAGATCGACCACCTTCAGGGCACGCTGTTTATTGACAAGATGGGGTCGCTCGGCCTGTCACGCAGCCAGAAGGATCTGGAGAAGTTCATCTCGGACTTCGAGAAAGACAAGAAGAAGGGCGATCTGCCCCCGGACATGGTCCAGGCGCTGTGA
- the fmt gene encoding methionyl-tRNA formyltransferase, with protein MRIVMMGTGTFAEPTFEALIAAFGADVVGLVTQPERDTGNKRGSTRQTGKGMANIARAANIPVAQPESINTPEGLTQLQAMAPDLLVVAAYGQILSKDVINAPTRGIINVHASLLPKYRGAAPVAYAILGGEARTGVTIIKVTPGLDSGDMVLQESLDILPTDTTGTLEARLATLGAGMAVEATQKYAAGGPVEGAKQDPALVTKAPKIKKEFGLIDWTKPAGYVERFVRAMQPWPTAYTFLHRPGKEPMRVIVSKVACGAMCPCGPNRPATGTVSGSRKDPVSGNVVISVWVGDNISIDLSELQPAGKKKMTAEEFLRGYPIVEGMRFGPEVLS; from the coding sequence ATGCGCATCGTGATGATGGGGACGGGTACGTTCGCCGAGCCGACGTTCGAGGCGCTGATCGCGGCGTTCGGTGCGGACGTGGTGGGGCTGGTGACGCAACCGGAGCGCGACACCGGCAACAAGCGCGGCAGCACGCGCCAGACCGGCAAGGGTATGGCGAACATCGCCCGCGCGGCGAACATCCCGGTCGCTCAACCCGAGAGCATCAACACACCCGAAGGGCTAACACAACTTCAGGCGATGGCGCCCGACCTGCTCGTGGTTGCGGCATACGGGCAGATCCTGTCGAAGGACGTCATCAACGCACCGACCCGCGGCATCATCAACGTTCACGCCTCGCTGCTGCCGAAGTACCGCGGGGCCGCGCCCGTCGCCTATGCGATCCTCGGGGGCGAAGCCCGAACCGGCGTGACCATCATCAAGGTGACGCCCGGGCTCGACTCCGGCGACATGGTCCTTCAGGAATCGCTCGACATTCTCCCGACCGATACTACCGGCACGCTGGAAGCTCGCCTCGCAACCCTTGGCGCGGGGATGGCGGTCGAGGCCACGCAGAAGTACGCCGCGGGCGGCCCGGTCGAAGGTGCGAAGCAAGACCCCGCGCTAGTAACGAAAGCGCCGAAGATCAAGAAGGAGTTCGGGCTCATCGACTGGACGAAACCGGCGGGCTACGTCGAGCGGTTCGTGCGTGCGATGCAGCCGTGGCCGACCGCGTACACGTTCCTGCACCGCCCCGGTAAGGAGCCGATGCGGGTGATCGTGAGTAAAGTCGCGTGCGGTGCGATGTGCCCGTGTGGCCCCAACCGCCCCGCGACGGGGACTGTCAGCGGCAGCAGAAAGGACCCTGTGTCCGGCAACGTGGTCATTAGTGTCTGGGTGGGAGACAACATCTCCATCGACCTTTCCGAACTTCAGCCCGCAGGGAAGAAGAAGATGACCGCGGAGGAGTTCCTTCGTGGTTATCCGATCGTTGAAGGTATGCGGTTCGGACCGGAAGTGCTGTCATGA